One window of the Oncorhynchus gorbuscha isolate QuinsamMale2020 ecotype Even-year linkage group LG17, OgorEven_v1.0, whole genome shotgun sequence genome contains the following:
- the LOC124002212 gene encoding acid ceramidase-like: MVRSLSNHEERIHFRILKLTKNQKKLYTQTMGHKMDRLCCLLLVSLSAVSAQFVPPYTEECQTGMYPPKGPTFKGPVTWYTIDLDLPPSERWKLIITDKKAELVNMIQAIKDLANAFVPSGKLIDLVDKDLPLIVNTLPYPFNEEIKGVATASGVPLGEVVLYNIFYEIFTVCTSLVAEDSNGNLIHGRNMDFGLFMGWDMKNRSWLITEKLKPLVVNIDFQRGNKTVFKSTNFAGYVGMLTGIKPHAFTLTMNERFSLDGGYIGIVEWILGNRDGMWMSFLTRSVLENATSYEEAKHLLAQTKLLAPAYFILGGNQTGQGCVITRSRVLSLDIWEIELKLGRWYVLETNYDHWKEPLFLDNRRTPAMKCMNQTTQANISLKTVYDMLSTKPVLNKLTTYTTLMEVNKGKLESYIRDCPNPCMPW, encoded by the exons ATGGTACGCTCCCTCTCAAATCACGAGGAAAGAATACACTTCCGTATTTTGAAGCTGACCAAAAATCAGAAGAAGCTCTACACACAAACAATGGGACACAAGATGGATAGGTTGTGTTGTCTTCTTTTGGTGTCCTTATCTGCAGTATCGGCACAGTTTGTGCCACCG TATACCGAAGAATGCCAGACGGGCATGTACCCTCCCAAAGGTCCAAC ATTCAAAGGGCCTGTCACCTGGTACACAATAGACCTGGATTTGCCCCCCAGCGAAAGATGGAAGCTAATCATCACTGACAAGAAAGCTGAG TTGGTCAACATGATCCAGGCTATCAAGGATTTGGCCAACGCATTTGTTCCTAGTGGGAAACTGATAGATTTGGTCGACAAGGACTTG CCTTTGATAGTGAATACCCTACCCTACCCATTCAATGAGGAAATAAAAGGAGTTGCGACTGCCTCGGGTGTTCCCCTTG GCGAGGTTGTCCTCTACAACATCTTCTATGAGATCTTTACGGTGTGCACTTCTCTAGTGGCAGAGGACTCAAATG GTAACCTTATCCATGGGCGGAATATGGACTTTGGACTATTCATGGG TTGGGACATGAAAAACAGGTCCTGGTTGATAACAGAGAAACTCAAGCCTCTGGTGGTCAACATTGACTTTCAGAGAGGCAACAAGACGGTCTTCAAGTCCACTAACTTCGCCGGCTACGTGGGCATGTTGACTGGTATCAAACCG CATGCTTTCACCCTGACCATGAATGAGCGCTTCAGCCTTGATGGAGGATACATCG GGATCGTGGAGTGGATCCTGGGGAATAGAGATGGGATGTGGATGAGCTTCCTCACTCGCTCTGTCTTAGAGAATGCTACCAG CTACGAGGAGGCAAAGCACCTTCTGGCCCAGACCAAGTTGCTGGCCCCAGCCTACTTCATCCTGGGAGGGAACCAGACGGGCCAGGGCTGTGTCATCACCCGCTCCAGAGTCCTCAGCCTCGACATCTGGGA GATTGAGCTGAAGCTGGGCCGCTGGTACGTTCTGGAAACCAACTACGATCACTGGAAGGAGCCTCTGTTCTTGGACAACCGCAGGACTCCAGCCATGAAGTGTATGAACCAGACCACGCAGGCA AACATCTCACTGAAGACAGTGTACGACATGCTGTCGACAAAACCAGTCTTGAACAAG TTGACCACATACACCACGTTGATGGAAGTGAACAAGGGGAAACTGGAATCCTACATCCGTGACTGCCCCAACCCCTGTATGCCCTGGTGA